Within Cellulophaga sp. L1A9, the genomic segment ATCTAACTATGCAAATAGCAAGACAAGTATTTAATATAGAAACTGCCGAAAATGCACTCATCTTCTTTAAAAATGGTAATCCTGCATATATTACAAAACGGTTTGATGTAAAAGAAGATGGTCATAAATGGGCACAAGAAGATTTTGCATCTTTAGCACTACGAACACCACAAACACATGGCGAAGATTTTAAATATAGAGGTAATTATATAGAGCTGTTTACTATTTTAAAAAAGAATGTTCCAGCCTATGCTGTAGAATCGATTAAACTATTTAAGCTTATTCTTTTTAATTATTTGTTTTCTAATGGCGATGCGCATTTTAAAAACTTCTCACTAATAGAAACACCTTTAGGCGATTTTAAATTAAGTCCGGCTTACGATTTACTAAACAGTAGATTACATATAGACGATAAAGATTTTGCTTTAGAAGATGGTTTATTACCACCTAATTTAAAACAAGGTAAGTTTACAGAACAGTTTTATGTGTTAGGCGAACAAGCAGGGATTTCAAAAAAACAAATATATAACGTATTTAAATCTCTAATGGCTAAAAGTGATGCCGTATTAAAATTAATTGAAGCTTCTTTTTTAGATGAAAAAGCGAAACGAAATTACAGCCAAGCCTACCAAACCCGATTAAAAAAATTACAACGTCCATGAGTTACGAATATTCAGAAAATGGATTAAAGCTAGCGCAATACAATAGAATAAATCCATCTGTTACCTAAGAATATCAATTAGACAGATTGCTTCCGCAAATTGCCGTGTCGTCCCTCCTCGCAATAACACCATGAAACTAGGTTTTGTATACATTCTCGCTAATAAAAACAATACCACACTCTATGTTGGGGTGACTAGTAATTTGCTACAGCGTATGGAACGGCATAAAACAAAGTTTTATCCAAAATCATTTTCTGCTCGGTATAACACAAACAAATTAGTGTATTATGAAGCCTTTCAAAACATAGGTGATGCTATTGCCAGAGAGAAACAATTAAAAGCAGGAAGTAGAGTCAAAAAAATAGCCTTGATAGAAAAAGAAAATCCTGATTAGGAAGACTTAATCAAACAAGTAACAGATTTCTTCGGCGAAAGTGCCTCGCAATGACGAACACAACTGTCATTGCGAGCGTAACATAGTGTAGCGCGGCAATCCGTTGAATTATTAATTCCCAAGACAAAATTTCAATATTTTTTCTAACTAAATAGCACTATATAATCACCTAATTTTTATGCCCTACGGAAAACCGCAAGGTTATTTTGTTTTATGATTTTATGTTTGTTAGGAACTTTGAAGCACCAAGCTTTTCTAACACCGCTACCAACACATGGAATGGATTCTTAAACTTGTTTTTCTAGGCATTGTGATTGGTATTGTTAGAAAATACCCTAAGATTAGTATTGCACTAGCATTATTAGGCTTGCTCATCTACAGTCAAAAGCAAGATGCTGTTGAGGAACAGCGCACAGCTCCTACAGAAATTTATTCCAACAAAACGTATACGTCTCCTGAAGCACCAACAAGCTACCGCTCTAAGGCTTCCCTTAAAAGTATAGAAACGGAATTAGGAATCTCCCAACCCGTTACAACAAAACCCCATAAAAAGGCTGTACCTACAACAGTTAGAGTGGGCGCTATTTGTAATGATGGCACTTCTTCTAAAGCTACAGGCAGAGGCGCTTGCTCTCACCATGGCGGCGTAGCCTATTGGCTTTATGAATGAGGTCTATGTTTAACGCCTAACTACTTTTACTGCTCCAACTTATCTAAGACATAGGTCTTATACATATAGTCTGTAACTTCATGTAGGCCTTTATGATATATAGGATGTACATTATAATAGGTAAAGAACTCTACCTCCCCACCTTTTTTTACATACCAAAGTTCTTGGTGTTGCTCCCGTCTGCTTTTTACTTCGTGCAAATCTTCTATTTTCCTAAAATTTTGCAATAGCAGTTCTTGATACGGTTCTTCAAGAGGCGCTCCAGTACATGCCGATTTTATATAATGGTTTTCTTGCCATACCATACAATTCTGCTCTTCCTTTACAAAACCAAAATAGGTTAATGCGCCTATAACAAGTACCGATATAAGCATAATAATTTTGTTGCTTCCCTGATTAAAGAAATCAAGTGAAGTACTCCTTCCTGAATCGGATGCTTCTGGCGCTGGGTCTTTTGTTACGACTGGTTCTTTTATAACCTTTGACTCTTCAAGTTCTGACGGATGAGACGTAACAAATTCCGCATAATTTTTATAGCCCAAATAGTTACACAAATATTCAATTACTTGAGGTTTGATAGGCTCAAGATTTTCCTCATTCTTCTCTACCAACTTACTGTAATAGTCCCTAAGTGTTCTTTCGTTTATCTGAAATTTAAAATCCTCCAAAAGTACCTCTG encodes:
- a CDS encoding type II toxin-antitoxin system HipA family toxin, which translates into the protein MAIPQITVCPSTLAKENDSYSNTALRRVFNGKKVSPLLPYDSPTSNDITDALFTENRKRMSISGVQEKFSVLLEKNKLRLVEENEQGQYILKPIPKVGKNANQMPANEHLTMQIARQVFNIETAENALIFFKNGNPAYITKRFDVKEDGHKWAQEDFASLALRTPQTHGEDFKYRGNYIELFTILKKNVPAYAVESIKLFKLILFNYLFSNGDAHFKNFSLIETPLGDFKLSPAYDLLNSRLHIDDKDFALEDGLLPPNLKQGKFTEQFYVLGEQAGISKKQIYNVFKSLMAKSDAVLKLIEASFLDEKAKRNYSQAYQTRLKKLQRP
- a CDS encoding GIY-YIG nuclease family protein, giving the protein MKLGFVYILANKNNTTLYVGVTSNLLQRMERHKTKFYPKSFSARYNTNKLVYYEAFQNIGDAIAREKQLKAGSRVKKIALIEKENPD